From the Desulfohalovibrio reitneri genome, one window contains:
- a CDS encoding N-acetyltransferase yields MSSGFTIRKAMVKDARVLHGLLNTRAKEGLLLPRSFNQLYTSIRDFYVAEDESGAVRGCCALTICWEDLAEIRSLVVDPKAQGLGLGRELAEACIEEARSLGLARVFTLTYVVDFFDKLGFTRVEKDVLPQKVWADCLNCLKFPECDEIAMLMHLDGSEVKA; encoded by the coding sequence ATGAGCTCGGGGTTCACTATCCGCAAAGCCATGGTCAAGGACGCCCGCGTCCTGCACGGCCTGCTCAACACCCGCGCCAAGGAGGGGCTGCTGCTGCCCCGGTCCTTCAACCAGCTCTACACCTCCATCCGCGATTTCTACGTGGCCGAGGACGAGAGCGGGGCTGTGCGCGGTTGCTGCGCCCTGACCATCTGCTGGGAGGACCTTGCCGAGATCCGGTCCCTGGTCGTGGACCCCAAGGCGCAGGGGCTGGGGCTGGGCCGAGAGCTGGCCGAGGCCTGCATCGAGGAGGCCAGGAGCCTCGGCTTGGCCCGGGTGTTTACCCTGACCTATGTGGTGGACTTCTTCGACAAGCTGGGCTTCACCCGCGTGGAGAAGGACGTGCTGCCGCAAAAGGTTTGGGCCGACTGCCTCAACTGCCTGAAATTCCCTGAATGCGATGAGATCGCCATGCTGATGCACCTTGACGGAAGCGAGGTGAAGGCGTGA
- the radA gene encoding DNA repair protein RadA codes for MKRKTVFVCLVCGRQEGRWSGQCPGCGEWNTLSQETVAVGGAGKSAAVPAASSARRLDEVDASQHPARPTGLEELDRLLGQGLVPGAAVLLGGEPGIGKSTLLLQLAGAVAAGGKALYVTGEESLHQLRGRAERLGSLGEGLLAMASNSADEAVNAMRQDAPALTIIDSVQTFASSLADGAPGGVTQVRAVSQQLIEAAKETGSSVVLVGHVTKEGHIAGPKLMEHMVDTVLSLEGDRRHVFRILRVLKNRFGPTDELAVYQMRQEGLEAVPDPSTFFLGARDAGLPGTAVVMAVDGGRPFAVEVQALVAPTSLSIPRRNALGLDSGRLHLLLAVMEKRLQVDFGQADVYVKLGGGLKLAEPGLDLGLVASVLSSLYDVPLPEGAVFWGEVDLSGQIRPCAAHATRFKQAQRLGYGPIMHPGTGAKGIRRLADFQSALFGPG; via the coding sequence GTGAAGCGCAAGACCGTTTTCGTCTGCCTCGTCTGCGGCCGCCAGGAGGGACGCTGGTCCGGCCAGTGCCCTGGCTGCGGCGAGTGGAACACCCTTTCCCAGGAAACAGTCGCGGTGGGCGGCGCGGGCAAGTCCGCGGCCGTTCCCGCAGCCTCGTCCGCCAGGCGGCTGGACGAGGTGGACGCCTCCCAACACCCCGCACGGCCCACCGGGCTGGAGGAGCTGGACCGCCTGCTGGGCCAGGGGCTTGTGCCCGGCGCTGCCGTGTTGCTGGGCGGCGAGCCGGGCATCGGCAAGTCCACCCTGCTGCTGCAGCTGGCTGGAGCGGTGGCCGCGGGCGGCAAGGCCCTCTACGTCACTGGCGAGGAATCCCTGCACCAGCTTCGCGGCCGGGCGGAGCGCCTGGGCTCCCTGGGCGAGGGGCTTCTGGCCATGGCCTCCAACTCGGCCGACGAGGCCGTGAACGCCATGCGCCAGGACGCTCCGGCCCTGACCATCATAGATTCCGTGCAGACCTTCGCCTCCTCCCTGGCCGATGGTGCGCCCGGTGGCGTGACCCAGGTGCGGGCCGTCTCCCAGCAGCTCATCGAGGCTGCCAAGGAAACCGGCAGTTCTGTGGTCCTGGTGGGCCACGTCACCAAGGAGGGACACATCGCCGGTCCCAAGCTCATGGAGCACATGGTGGACACGGTGCTCTCCCTGGAGGGCGACCGCCGCCACGTTTTCCGCATCCTGCGGGTGCTCAAGAACCGATTCGGTCCCACGGACGAATTGGCCGTCTACCAGATGCGCCAGGAGGGGCTGGAGGCGGTGCCGGACCCCTCGACCTTTTTCCTGGGCGCGCGCGACGCCGGGCTGCCCGGCACGGCCGTGGTCATGGCCGTGGACGGCGGGCGGCCCTTCGCCGTGGAGGTGCAGGCCCTGGTGGCCCCCACCTCCCTGTCCATTCCGCGCCGCAACGCCCTGGGGCTGGATTCGGGGCGGCTGCACCTGCTGCTGGCGGTCATGGAGAAACGGTTGCAGGTCGATTTCGGGCAAGCCGACGTCTACGTGAAGCTGGGCGGCGGGCTGAAATTGGCCGAGCCTGGCCTGGACCTGGGACTGGTGGCCTCGGTGCTGTCATCGCTGTACGACGTGCCGCTGCCGGAGGGCGCGGTTTTCTGGGGAGAGGTGGACCTCTCCGGGCAGATTCGCCCCTGCGCGGCCCACGCCACCCGGTTCAAGCAGGCGCAGCGGCTGGGCTACGGCCCCATCATGCATCCCGGCACCGGGGCCAAGGGCATCCGCCGCCTGGCGGATTTCCAATCCGCGTTGTTCGGTCCGGGCTGA
- a CDS encoding DVU0772 family protein gives MGLEDCRSWLEEVDWDLIQEDAITKYLEWGNNNYRDDLRRPVTLSDEYSIYFVVDTWDEPKIALMKMSKWGSETLCEKKLPEELVEDFYKESGRMRGIFEPTQAIKEWIRGEIEKVA, from the coding sequence ATGGGACTGGAAGACTGCCGCAGCTGGCTTGAAGAAGTGGACTGGGACCTCATTCAGGAGGACGCCATCACCAAGTATTTGGAATGGGGCAACAACAACTACCGCGACGACCTGCGACGTCCTGTCACCCTCTCGGACGAATATTCCATCTACTTCGTGGTGGACACCTGGGATGAGCCTAAAATCGCCCTGATGAAGATGAGCAAATGGGGCTCCGAGACCCTGTGCGAGAAGAAGCTGCCCGAGGAGCTTGTGGAGGATTTCTACAAGGAGAGCGGCCGCATGCGGGGCATTTTCGAGCCTACCCAGGCTATCAAGGAATGGATTCGGGGCGAAATCGAGAAGGTCGCCTGA
- the ispD gene encoding 2-C-methyl-D-erythritol 4-phosphate cytidylyltransferase — MPSTWAVLLAAGKGSRLAKAGIDTPKQFLSYRGAPLFWRSARVLAGLPELEGLVFVLPPDQGDGEDLIRKLEGEAPLGVAWRVTRGGARRQDSVAAGLAEVPPDCGRVLVHDSARPFLTPSLCASLLDALESADAAIPGLPVTDTIKVVEDGLAAETPDRSRLAAVQTPQAFRADVLRRGHETARAEDWDVTDDAMLVERLGGSVAVVPGDPGNIKITNPEDLRLLEDSVAPSPVPVTGFGYDVHKYGSGRPFILAGVHIQGAPEVVAHSDGDCLVHAVIDAILGCLGRGDIGQHFPDTSAEFDNVPSSVLLDQVLEMAREDGTEIVHLDCKVICQTPRIDPHSHLIRKSLARMLGMDETRVNLAATTEEGLGFTGEKRGLKCVAVCTALRPLA, encoded by the coding sequence ATGCCGTCCACGTGGGCCGTTCTGCTGGCTGCGGGCAAGGGCTCGCGGCTAGCCAAGGCCGGAATAGACACCCCCAAGCAGTTTCTCTCGTACCGGGGCGCGCCGCTCTTCTGGCGCTCCGCGCGCGTTCTCGCCGGGTTGCCCGAGTTGGAGGGGCTGGTCTTCGTCCTGCCCCCGGATCAGGGCGACGGCGAGGACCTCATCCGCAAGCTGGAGGGAGAAGCTCCCCTGGGCGTGGCCTGGCGCGTGACGCGCGGTGGCGCGCGGCGGCAGGACTCCGTGGCCGCCGGATTGGCGGAGGTTCCCCCGGATTGCGGGCGCGTGCTGGTGCATGACTCGGCCCGCCCCTTTCTCACGCCCTCCCTCTGCGCCTCGCTGCTGGACGCCCTGGAGTCGGCCGACGCGGCCATTCCCGGCCTGCCTGTGACCGACACAATCAAGGTGGTGGAGGACGGCCTCGCGGCCGAGACGCCGGACCGCTCCCGCCTGGCGGCGGTACAGACTCCGCAGGCCTTCCGCGCGGACGTTCTGCGGCGCGGCCACGAAACCGCCCGGGCCGAGGACTGGGACGTGACCGACGACGCCATGCTGGTGGAGCGGCTGGGTGGCTCCGTGGCCGTGGTTCCCGGCGACCCCGGCAATATCAAGATCACCAACCCCGAGGACCTGCGCCTGCTGGAGGACTCCGTGGCCCCATCCCCCGTGCCCGTGACCGGTTTCGGCTACGACGTGCACAAGTACGGCTCCGGCCGGCCCTTCATCCTGGCCGGGGTGCACATCCAGGGCGCGCCCGAGGTGGTGGCCCACTCCGACGGCGACTGCCTGGTGCACGCCGTCATCGACGCCATCCTCGGCTGCCTGGGCCGGGGCGACATCGGCCAGCATTTTCCGGACACCTCGGCGGAGTTCGACAACGTCCCCTCCAGCGTGCTGCTGGACCAGGTGCTGGAGATGGCCCGCGAGGACGGTACGGAAATCGTCCACCTGGACTGCAAGGTCATCTGCCAGACCCCCAGGATAGACCCCCACAGCCACCTCATTCGCAAGAGCCTGGCCCGCATGCTGGGCATGGACGAGACGCGGGTGAACCTGGCGGCCACAACCGAGGAGGGGCTGGGCTTCACCGGCGAAAAACGCGGCCTGAAGTGCGTGGCCGTATGCACCGCCCTGCGCCCCCTTGCCTGA
- the hpt gene encoding hypoxanthine phosphoribosyltransferase, which produces MSPLTPVIGPEAIEARVRGLAREIDAHYRGEPLVCVCVLKGAFMFFADLVRHLQCGPELDFIRLASYGGGTSSTGKVRFMHDVETSLEGKHVLVVDDIVDSGRSMEYLLNILSRRGTLSVKLCALLDKFERREVELKVDFPGFPLKEGFVVGYGMDYGEHYRELPGVFEVKP; this is translated from the coding sequence GTGAGTCCTCTCACTCCCGTCATCGGCCCGGAGGCCATTGAGGCCCGCGTGCGCGGATTGGCCAGGGAGATTGACGCCCATTACCGGGGCGAACCCCTGGTCTGTGTCTGCGTGCTCAAGGGCGCCTTCATGTTCTTCGCCGACCTGGTCCGCCACCTGCAATGCGGACCGGAGCTGGATTTCATCCGCCTGGCCAGCTACGGCGGCGGAACCTCCAGCACCGGCAAGGTGCGGTTCATGCACGACGTGGAAACCTCCCTGGAGGGCAAGCACGTCCTGGTGGTGGACGACATCGTGGACAGCGGCCGCTCCATGGAATACCTGCTGAATATCCTTTCCCGGCGCGGAACCCTGTCGGTGAAGCTGTGCGCCCTCCTGGACAAATTCGAACGGCGCGAAGTGGAGCTGAAGGTTGACTTTCCCGGATTTCCCTTGAAAGAAGGGTTTGTTGTCGGATACGGCATGGATTATGGGGAACACTATCGCGAGTTGCCCGGTGTCTTCGAGGTGAAACCGTAG
- a CDS encoding TlpA family protein disulfide reductase, translating to MRRTMAAVLLGLFLAVAASAPASAERDIPQVGYMDLMRRIASEKGKAVLVNFWATWCAPCRQEIPHLKKLREEYDREDLVMLGVSVDQGVKYVKLFLENNELNYPVLFAKRDAVQGFRISGVPRTIVFAPSGERVFSQEGYMDHEQLKGVVESALNRDQ from the coding sequence ATGCGACGTACCATGGCCGCCGTCCTGCTGGGCCTGTTCCTGGCGGTGGCCGCGTCGGCTCCGGCGTCAGCCGAGCGAGATATCCCCCAGGTGGGCTACATGGACCTGATGCGCCGCATCGCTTCCGAGAAGGGCAAGGCGGTGCTGGTCAACTTCTGGGCCACCTGGTGCGCCCCCTGCCGCCAGGAGATACCCCATCTCAAGAAACTGCGCGAAGAGTACGACCGGGAGGATCTGGTCATGCTCGGCGTTTCGGTGGATCAGGGGGTAAAATACGTCAAGCTGTTCCTGGAGAACAACGAACTGAACTACCCCGTGCTGTTCGCCAAACGCGACGCCGTGCAGGGATTCAGGATCAGCGGCGTGCCCCGCACAATCGTTTTCGCCCCTTCCGGCGAACGCGTCTTTTCCCAGGAAGGTTACATGGACCACGAACAACTCAAAGGGGTGGTGGAGTCCGCCCTCAACCGGGACCAATGA
- a CDS encoding sigma-70 family RNA polymerase sigma factor: MSAKRRKKNDTANGEDSPGASGEHPEESAEQEINLAEEDLEETPDDFQLSNELATQGVATNDPLKLYLREISRFPMLQPEEETELARRVRDHADQDAAFRLVSSHLRLVVKIAMDFQRRWMQNVLDLIQEGNVGLMRAVQKFDPEKGIKFSYYAAFWIKAYILKFIMDNWRMVKIGTTQTQRKLFYNLNKERQRLQAMGFEPTSEALSKKLGVTEEDITQMDLRMSKGDMSLDLPLGEDTTTTRLDFLPALGPGVEQTLADDEMAGLLRQQLDKLRPELNDKERDIMEQRLLADSPVTLREIGEKYGITRERVRQIESRLLEKLRTHLSKSIKDFSEEWIESNE; the protein is encoded by the coding sequence ATGAGCGCCAAACGCAGAAAGAAAAACGATACCGCGAACGGCGAGGACTCGCCCGGTGCATCCGGCGAGCATCCCGAGGAGTCCGCGGAACAGGAAATCAACCTTGCCGAGGAAGACCTGGAGGAGACTCCGGACGACTTCCAGCTTTCCAACGAGCTGGCCACCCAGGGAGTGGCCACCAACGACCCCCTGAAGCTCTACCTGCGGGAGATTTCCCGCTTTCCCATGCTCCAGCCCGAGGAGGAGACCGAACTGGCCCGTCGCGTGCGCGACCACGCCGACCAGGACGCCGCCTTCCGCCTCGTGTCCTCCCACCTGCGCCTGGTGGTCAAGATCGCCATGGATTTCCAGCGCCGCTGGATGCAGAACGTCCTGGACCTCATCCAGGAGGGCAACGTGGGGCTCATGCGGGCGGTGCAGAAGTTCGACCCCGAGAAGGGCATCAAGTTCTCCTACTACGCCGCCTTTTGGATCAAGGCCTACATCCTCAAGTTCATCATGGACAACTGGAGAATGGTCAAGATCGGCACCACCCAGACCCAGCGCAAGCTGTTCTACAACCTGAACAAGGAGCGGCAGCGGTTGCAGGCCATGGGATTCGAGCCGACTTCGGAGGCGCTGTCAAAGAAGCTGGGCGTCACCGAGGAGGACATCACCCAGATGGACCTGCGCATGTCCAAGGGCGACATGTCCCTGGACCTGCCCCTGGGCGAGGACACCACCACAACGCGCCTCGACTTCCTGCCCGCCCTGGGCCCCGGAGTGGAGCAAACCCTGGCGGACGACGAGATGGCCGGGCTCTTGCGCCAACAGTTGGACAAGCTGCGCCCGGAACTCAACGACAAGGAACGCGACATTATGGAGCAGCGGCTGCTGGCGGATTCGCCCGTGACGCTGCGGGAAATCGGCGAGAAGTACGGCATCACCCGCGAGCGGGTGCGCCAGATCGAATCACGGCTTCTGGAAAAGCTGCGCACCCATTTGAGCAAGTCCATCAAGGACTTTTCCGAGGAGTGGATCGAATCCAATGAGTGA
- a CDS encoding DUF3426 domain-containing protein: MIVECPNCSSKFNLPDENIPESGAKVRCSQCRNVFEVKPPSDEDENLAELLDQDEPPAEGAGGSGDLDLDFDGKGKKTAGGGKKLLLPLIVLLLLGGAAAVYFTGMYVSIPYVGPMLEGTAGEEEATGRDKVKLIVLENVRQYYVDNEKAGRLFVVEGAAVNQFERPKEFIKVEVTLFDDQGSPLQTRQVLCGNTLTLFQLQVLSRSEIEASLASEMGVLNDNTNLATGDSVPFLIVFFEPPEEVAEFGVRVVDAQDVEQGQ; this comes from the coding sequence ATGATCGTCGAGTGCCCCAACTGCAGCTCCAAGTTCAATCTCCCCGACGAGAACATCCCCGAATCCGGGGCAAAGGTCCGTTGCTCTCAATGCCGGAACGTCTTTGAGGTCAAGCCGCCCTCGGACGAGGACGAAAACCTGGCGGAGCTGCTCGATCAGGACGAACCACCCGCCGAAGGCGCGGGCGGAAGCGGCGACCTCGACCTGGACTTCGACGGCAAGGGGAAAAAGACCGCCGGAGGCGGGAAGAAACTCCTGCTCCCCCTGATCGTCCTCCTGCTGCTCGGCGGCGCGGCCGCCGTGTATTTCACCGGCATGTACGTTTCCATCCCCTACGTGGGCCCCATGCTGGAGGGGACCGCGGGCGAAGAGGAAGCCACCGGCCGGGACAAGGTCAAGCTTATCGTTCTGGAGAACGTCCGCCAGTACTACGTGGACAACGAGAAGGCCGGGCGCCTTTTCGTGGTTGAGGGGGCGGCGGTCAACCAGTTCGAGCGCCCCAAGGAGTTCATCAAGGTCGAGGTCACCCTGTTCGACGATCAGGGCAGCCCGTTGCAGACTCGCCAAGTGCTCTGCGGCAACACCCTCACCCTCTTCCAGCTCCAGGTGCTCTCCCGCAGCGAGATCGAGGCCTCCCTGGCCTCGGAAATGGGCGTGCTCAACGACAATACCAACCTCGCCACCGGCGACAGCGTGCCCTTCCTCATCGTGTTCTTCGAGCCGCCGGAAGAGGTGGCCGAATTCGGCGTTCGCGTGGTGGACGCCCAGGACGTGGAGCAGGGCCAGTAG
- the cysS gene encoding cysteine--tRNA ligase: MQLYNSLNRRKEPFEPREPGKVSMYVCGITAYDVCHIGHARSAAVFDVLVRYLRHAGYEVTFIRNFTDVDDKIIKRANEEGQSSQEVAEKNIQYFYEDMDKLNVLRADIEPKCTEHIQEMIDLTSTLLDKGFAYSPLTGGDVYFRVRAFDDYGLLSGRDLDDLRGGARIQPGEGKEDPLDFALWKQAKEGEPSWDSPWGQGRPGWHLECSAMSEKYVSLPLDIHGGGLDLIFPHHENEIAQTRCARDVRLANYWVHNGFVQVEHEKMSKSLGNFFTMRDIYAKFLPEVLRFFLLSVHYRSPLDFTFEAMEESEKGLARIYKGMAQMREQLQARSKWSNTEAPSRMLEELRDHEHKFAAAMEDDLNTAGALGHVFSVIRLAGRLIEDKALRKSKGAKEMWERILDDLAKWGEVLGLFQQEPASFLNDLRDKRAQRAGIDADKVNELLVKRAEARKNKDFEASDALRDELAALGVAVKDTPRGQEWDVL; the protein is encoded by the coding sequence ATGCAGCTCTACAATAGCCTCAATCGACGCAAGGAACCCTTCGAACCCCGCGAACCCGGCAAGGTCAGCATGTACGTCTGCGGCATCACCGCCTACGACGTCTGCCACATCGGCCACGCCCGCTCCGCCGCGGTTTTCGACGTGCTGGTGCGCTATCTCCGCCACGCCGGATACGAAGTGACCTTCATCCGCAACTTCACCGACGTGGACGACAAGATCATCAAGCGGGCCAACGAGGAGGGCCAGTCCTCCCAAGAAGTGGCCGAGAAGAACATCCAGTACTTCTACGAGGACATGGACAAACTCAACGTGCTGCGGGCGGACATCGAGCCCAAGTGCACCGAGCACATCCAGGAAATGATCGACCTGACCTCCACCCTGCTGGACAAGGGGTTCGCCTACTCTCCCCTCACCGGCGGCGACGTCTATTTCCGCGTGCGCGCCTTCGATGACTACGGGCTGCTTTCCGGCCGCGACCTGGACGACCTGCGCGGCGGGGCGCGCATCCAGCCCGGCGAAGGCAAGGAGGATCCCCTGGACTTCGCCTTGTGGAAGCAGGCCAAGGAGGGTGAACCCTCCTGGGACAGCCCCTGGGGCCAGGGCCGCCCTGGCTGGCACTTGGAGTGCTCGGCCATGAGCGAGAAATACGTCTCCCTGCCCCTGGACATCCACGGCGGCGGGCTGGACCTCATCTTCCCCCACCACGAGAACGAGATCGCCCAGACCCGCTGCGCCCGCGACGTGCGGCTGGCCAACTACTGGGTGCACAACGGCTTCGTGCAGGTGGAGCACGAGAAGATGTCCAAGTCCCTGGGCAACTTCTTCACCATGCGCGACATCTACGCCAAGTTCCTGCCCGAAGTGCTGCGCTTCTTCCTGCTCTCGGTGCACTACCGTTCCCCGCTGGACTTCACCTTCGAGGCCATGGAGGAAAGCGAGAAGGGTCTGGCCCGCATCTACAAGGGCATGGCCCAGATGCGCGAGCAGCTCCAGGCCCGCTCCAAGTGGAGTAACACCGAGGCCCCTTCCAGGATGCTGGAGGAACTGCGCGACCACGAGCACAAGTTCGCCGCGGCCATGGAGGACGACCTCAACACCGCCGGTGCCCTGGGCCACGTTTTCTCCGTCATCCGCCTGGCCGGGCGGCTGATCGAGGACAAGGCCCTGCGCAAGAGCAAGGGTGCCAAGGAGATGTGGGAGCGCATTCTGGATGACTTGGCCAAGTGGGGCGAGGTGCTGGGCCTCTTCCAGCAGGAGCCCGCCTCCTTCCTGAACGACCTGCGGGACAAGCGGGCCCAACGCGCGGGCATCGACGCGGACAAGGTCAACGAGCTGCTGGTCAAGCGAGCCGAGGCGCGCAAGAACAAGGACTTCGAAGCCTCCGACGCCCTGCGCGACGAGCTGGCCGCTCTGGGCGTGGCCGTCAAGGACACCCCGCGGGGCCAGGAGTGGGACGTGCTCTAG
- a CDS encoding homocysteine S-methyltransferase family protein: MPDFRKALTDGRVYPYDGGYGTLLQSRGLPAGTSPELWGLQEPDVIRAAHADYMAGGAAVLTTNTFGGSAPKLGEGVDVTDFNRTMAALAREVAGDSVFVSGAVGPTGVFVEPMGPLTFRELVDIFKAQITGLAQGGCDLIKAETHFDLAEIKAVVVAAREVCDLPVLTSMTFEGGQSLTGTSPLTFVDTMQNLGVDLIGINCSAGPEQIMETVELMAERLETPLHVQPNAGLPELEGGETVFKLGPEEFGKLSSKFAEMGAKTIGGCCGTTPDHIRALSEHLESASFSRNQPRRPAPMVVTSRGLSVPLGGDYPSQVIGERINPTGKEDLTAELQSGQFNRALAMAEEQIDAGAGILDVNVGAAMVEEAELLPGLSKALAERFQTPLCLDSTKPEAIEAGLWTSPGSPLVNSISGEPGRMERLGPLCAKLGSPFILLPIKGKKLPVTAAERLEVIEELLRQADDLGIPRRLIMVDALVLTVSSKPEAAKACLEVVQKCREWGLPTTMGLSNISFGLPARELLNATFLSMSLGAGLSSYIANPSSGPLMEARAAGEVLLGRDPGAESFIAGYADWKPGSGGSGGAAVKKAKATTVREAVVRGARDEVLDLVESGLEEGREPFALVNEELIPGIMEVGEKYERKEYFLPQLMLSAETMQKGFERLEPLLEKDSAEVKPKIILATVEGDIHDIGKNIVALMLKNHGFTVVDLGKDVPAEDIVAAAKREGAPLIGLSALMTTTMVRMEDVVKGVRDEGLEAKVLIGGAVITESFCERIGADGWATDAVAAVKLAKQLTA; the protein is encoded by the coding sequence GTGCCTGATTTCAGGAAAGCCCTGACCGATGGACGAGTTTATCCCTACGACGGCGGATATGGAACCCTTTTGCAGTCCAGGGGGTTGCCCGCCGGAACATCGCCCGAATTGTGGGGTCTGCAAGAGCCCGACGTCATCCGCGCGGCCCATGCCGATTACATGGCCGGCGGCGCGGCGGTGCTCACCACCAATACCTTCGGCGGCTCCGCGCCCAAGCTGGGCGAGGGCGTGGACGTCACCGACTTCAACCGAACCATGGCCGCCCTGGCCCGCGAAGTGGCCGGAGACTCGGTATTCGTCAGCGGTGCGGTGGGTCCCACCGGGGTTTTTGTGGAGCCCATGGGGCCGCTGACCTTCCGCGAACTGGTGGACATCTTCAAGGCGCAGATCACTGGCCTGGCCCAGGGAGGCTGCGACCTCATCAAGGCGGAGACCCACTTCGACCTGGCCGAGATCAAGGCCGTGGTGGTGGCCGCCCGCGAGGTCTGCGACCTGCCCGTGCTCACCTCCATGACCTTCGAGGGCGGCCAGAGCCTCACCGGCACTTCGCCCCTGACCTTCGTGGACACCATGCAGAACCTGGGCGTGGACCTCATCGGCATCAACTGCTCCGCCGGTCCAGAACAGATCATGGAGACGGTGGAGTTGATGGCCGAGCGGCTGGAAACGCCGCTGCACGTGCAGCCCAACGCCGGTCTGCCGGAGCTGGAGGGCGGGGAGACCGTCTTCAAGCTCGGCCCCGAGGAGTTCGGCAAGCTGTCCAGCAAGTTCGCGGAAATGGGCGCCAAGACCATCGGCGGCTGCTGCGGCACCACCCCGGACCACATCCGCGCCCTGTCCGAACACCTGGAGTCCGCCTCCTTCTCCCGCAACCAGCCGCGCCGTCCCGCCCCCATGGTGGTCACCTCGCGCGGGCTCAGCGTGCCCCTGGGCGGCGACTACCCTTCCCAGGTCATCGGCGAGCGCATCAACCCCACCGGCAAGGAGGATCTGACCGCCGAGCTGCAGAGCGGCCAGTTCAACCGCGCCCTGGCCATGGCCGAGGAGCAGATCGACGCCGGGGCGGGCATTCTCGACGTGAACGTGGGCGCGGCCATGGTGGAGGAAGCCGAACTGCTGCCCGGGCTGTCCAAGGCCCTGGCCGAGCGGTTCCAGACGCCCCTGTGCCTGGACTCCACCAAGCCCGAGGCCATTGAGGCCGGGCTGTGGACCTCGCCGGGCTCGCCGCTGGTCAACTCCATTTCCGGCGAGCCCGGCCGCATGGAGCGGCTGGGACCCCTGTGCGCCAAACTTGGCTCCCCGTTCATTCTGCTGCCCATCAAGGGCAAGAAGCTGCCCGTGACCGCGGCCGAGCGGCTGGAGGTCATCGAGGAACTGCTGCGCCAGGCGGACGACCTGGGCATCCCCCGCAGGCTGATCATGGTGGATGCCCTGGTGCTGACCGTCTCCTCCAAGCCCGAGGCGGCCAAGGCCTGCCTGGAAGTGGTGCAAAAGTGCCGCGAGTGGGGCCTGCCCACCACCATGGGGCTGTCCAACATCTCCTTCGGCCTGCCCGCCCGCGAGCTGCTCAACGCCACCTTCCTGTCCATGAGCCTTGGCGCGGGGTTGTCCTCCTACATCGCCAACCCCTCCTCCGGCCCCCTCATGGAGGCCAGGGCGGCGGGCGAGGTCCTGCTTGGCCGCGACCCGGGCGCGGAGTCCTTCATCGCGGGCTACGCCGACTGGAAGCCCGGTTCGGGAGGCTCCGGCGGCGCGGCCGTGAAGAAGGCCAAGGCGACCACCGTGCGCGAGGCCGTGGTGCGCGGCGCGCGCGACGAGGTGCTGGACCTGGTCGAGTCCGGCCTGGAGGAGGGCCGCGAGCCCTTCGCCCTGGTCAACGAGGAGCTCATCCCCGGCATCATGGAGGTGGGCGAGAAGTACGAGCGCAAGGAGTACTTCCTGCCACAGCTCATGCTCTCCGCCGAGACCATGCAGAAGGGCTTTGAGCGGCTGGAGCCGCTGCTGGAAAAGGACTCCGCCGAGGTCAAGCCCAAGATCATCCTGGCCACGGTGGAGGGCGACATCCACGACATCGGCAAGAACATCGTGGCGCTCATGCTCAAGAACCACGGCTTCACCGTGGTGGATCTGGGCAAGGACGTGCCGGCGGAGGACATCGTGGCCGCCGCCAAACGCGAGGGCGCCCCCCTCATCGGCCTTTCCGCGTTGATGACCACCACCATGGTCCGCATGGAGGACGTGGTGAAGGGAGTCCGTGACGAGGGCCTGGAGGCCAAGGTGCTCATTGGCGGCGCGGTCATCACCGAGTCGTTCTGCGAGCGTATCGGCGCCGACGGCTGGGCCACGGACGCCGTGGCCGCGGTAAAGCTGGCCAAGCAGCTCACGGCCTAG